The following proteins are co-located in the Deltaproteobacteria bacterium genome:
- a CDS encoding molybdopterin-binding protein yields the protein MSNLTRRQLLLNAASGAGFLLLSGCEKVFNALSENDTFRTMLSSAEQGNRRIQRLLAGRHKLAQEFSDKDISPYFRPNGLPAPKTDDYRANTAKNWTGWHLEVAGLVQKPGSFTINELRAMKSRTQITRHDCVEGWSAIAKWKGVPLAELLARVQPSTKAKYIVFYCMDTDNRGNAYYESIDMTDARHAQTILAYEMNDRALPIDHGAPLRLRVETQLGYKHAKYIYKLEFVESFEKIVQGKGGYWEDRGYEWYAGI from the coding sequence ATGTCTAATCTGACGCGACGCCAGTTGCTCCTCAATGCCGCCAGCGGCGCAGGTTTTTTGCTGCTGTCGGGCTGCGAAAAAGTCTTCAATGCGCTAAGCGAGAACGACACGTTTCGCACGATGCTTTCGTCCGCCGAACAAGGCAACCGGCGCATCCAGCGTCTGCTAGCGGGCCGGCACAAACTCGCCCAGGAGTTCAGCGACAAAGATATTTCACCGTACTTCCGCCCGAACGGACTGCCGGCACCCAAGACTGACGACTATCGCGCCAACACTGCTAAAAACTGGACGGGATGGCATCTCGAAGTTGCCGGTTTGGTGCAAAAGCCTGGCTCTTTTACCATCAATGAGTTGAGGGCGATGAAGTCTCGCACCCAAATCACCCGCCACGATTGCGTTGAGGGTTGGAGTGCCATCGCTAAATGGAAGGGCGTGCCGCTGGCTGAACTGCTCGCCCGCGTGCAGCCAAGCACGAAAGCCAAGTACATCGTCTTTTATTGCATGGACACCGACAATCGCGGCAACGCCTACTATGAAAGCATCGACATGACCGACGCGCGCCACGCGCAGACCATTCTTGCCTACGAGATGAACGACCGCGCCCTGCCCATCGACCACGGCGCGCCGCTGCGCCTGCGCGTCGAAACCCAACTGGGCTACAAACACGCGAAATACATCTACAAGCTCGAATTCGTCGAGAGCTTCGAAAAAATCGTCCAGGGCAAAGGTGGCTATTGGGAGGACCGCGGCTACGAGTGGTACGCGGGAATCTGA
- a CDS encoding DUF4160 domain-containing protein: MSLVLAGSLPRRQERLVLAWAELHQQELEAAWQTLQQGRAPIKFDPLTQERSIRTHETGTQAGKQATVYKGLHTMHDWIHPALPSDTLTRRSERRAYQGRTALSHGFGQGTCNK, translated from the coding sequence TTGAGCTTGGTTTTGGCTGGTTCGCTGCCAAGACGTCAGGAGCGACTCGTTTTGGCTTGGGCGGAACTGCACCAACAGGAGTTGGAGGCGGCCTGGCAGACGTTGCAACAAGGTCGTGCGCCGATTAAATTTGATCCGTTGACGCAAGAGCGTTCAATCAGGACCCACGAAACGGGAACGCAAGCCGGCAAGCAGGCAACTGTATACAAAGGTTTACACACTATGCACGATTGGATACACCCAGCTTTACCTAGCGACACGTTGACAAGGCGCTCCGAGCGCAGGGCTTACCAAGGCAGGACTGCGCTGAGCCACGGTTTCGGCCAGGGTACATGCAACAAGTAA
- a CDS encoding glucosidase, whose protein sequence is MAAANRTATRKRRNLTQEELRLQEDRLRKKNWKRWGPYLSERQWGTVREDYSAQGTAWDYLPHDQARSRAYRWGEDGLGGISDRHQFTCFALALWNGKDPIIKERLFGLNGNEGNHGEDVKEYYFYLDSTPTHSYMKFLYKYPHQEFPYGKLVEENRRRGKPASEYELIDTGVFDENRYFDVFIEYAKASPDDILIKIEAINRGSAAAPLHLLPTVWFRNTWSWGLDERRPRLRREESVEVAAIKLAHSYYGNRWLYCDGAPELLFTENETNFHKLFGLANETPYVKDSINDYVVHGKKDRVNPANSGTKAAAHYQTTVAAGDRVTLRLRLSPTEPSGGLALDGEFDKVVAQRQAEADEFYRTVIPDTLTEDRAHIMRQALGGLLWSKQFYHLDVNRWLKGDPSQPPPPAERAKGRNREWRHLYNADVISMPDKWEYPWYAAWDLAFHCVAAAIVDPDFAKEQLLLMTREWYMHPNGQLPAYEWAFGDVNPPVHAWAAWRVYKVEMKRRGEGDRKFLERIFQKLMLNFTWWVNRKDAEGRNVFQGGFLGLDNIGVFDRSAPLPTGGHIEQSDGTSWMGMFCLNMLAIALELARGNSAYEDVASKFFEHFVYICDAMNNLGGENIELWDKQDGFYYDVLTLPNGKRTPLKVRSMVGLIPLFAVETLDPVLIDKLPSFKRRMQWFIENRPEMGEHIETEATDDGPKRFLSLVNRHRLKRVLSYMLDENEFFSPYGIRALSRYHASNPYKFGVNGTEYRVDYEPSESSTGLFGGNSNWRGPIWFPVNFLLIESLQKFHFFLGNSYKVECPTGSGNMANLWDVAGEISQRLTHIFMRDNNGRRPVFGANELFQKDPHWHDLIPFHEYFHGDNGAGIGASHQTGWTALVAKLIQQYGE, encoded by the coding sequence ATGGCCGCTGCAAATCGAACCGCGACAAGGAAGCGCCGAAACTTGACTCAAGAAGAACTCCGGCTCCAAGAGGATCGCCTGCGCAAAAAGAACTGGAAGCGCTGGGGGCCCTATCTTTCCGAGCGCCAGTGGGGCACCGTGCGTGAAGATTACAGCGCCCAAGGCACCGCCTGGGACTATCTGCCCCATGATCAGGCTCGCAGTCGCGCTTACCGCTGGGGTGAAGACGGCCTGGGCGGCATCTCCGACCGTCACCAATTCACTTGTTTCGCGCTTGCTTTATGGAATGGCAAAGATCCGATTATCAAGGAGCGGCTCTTCGGCCTCAACGGCAACGAAGGCAACCACGGCGAAGACGTCAAGGAATACTATTTTTATCTTGACAGCACACCGACCCATTCCTACATGAAGTTTCTCTACAAGTATCCACATCAGGAATTTCCCTACGGGAAACTCGTGGAAGAAAACCGCCGGCGCGGCAAGCCAGCGTCAGAGTACGAGCTGATCGACACCGGAGTGTTCGATGAGAACCGCTACTTCGATGTTTTTATTGAATACGCCAAAGCTTCACCGGACGATATTTTGATTAAGATCGAAGCGATCAACCGCGGCTCCGCAGCGGCGCCGTTGCATCTGTTACCGACGGTTTGGTTTCGTAACACCTGGTCGTGGGGCCTAGACGAACGGCGGCCGCGGCTGCGCCGCGAAGAGTCCGTCGAAGTGGCGGCCATCAAGCTAGCGCACTCCTACTACGGCAACCGTTGGCTCTATTGCGATGGCGCGCCGGAGCTGCTCTTCACCGAGAACGAGACTAACTTTCACAAACTCTTCGGCCTCGCCAACGAAACGCCTTACGTCAAAGACAGCATCAACGACTATGTCGTCCACGGTAAGAAAGACCGTGTCAATCCAGCGAACTCGGGCACCAAAGCCGCAGCCCACTATCAAACCACAGTCGCGGCCGGAGACCGCGTCACGTTGCGTTTACGGCTGAGTCCCACTGAGCCGAGCGGAGGCTTGGCACTGGACGGCGAATTCGACAAAGTAGTCGCCCAGCGGCAAGCCGAAGCCGACGAATTTTATCGCACCGTCATCCCCGATACCCTCACTGAAGATCGCGCGCACATCATGCGCCAAGCGCTGGGTGGACTACTCTGGAGCAAGCAGTTTTATCACTTGGACGTCAATCGCTGGCTCAAAGGCGACCCCAGCCAACCGCCGCCGCCAGCCGAACGCGCCAAGGGGCGCAATCGCGAGTGGCGCCATCTGTACAATGCCGACGTGATCTCGATGCCGGACAAGTGGGAGTATCCTTGGTACGCCGCCTGGGACCTGGCGTTTCACTGCGTTGCGGCGGCCATCGTCGATCCGGACTTCGCCAAAGAACAGCTCCTCTTGATGACGCGCGAATGGTACATGCACCCGAACGGCCAGTTACCCGCCTACGAATGGGCCTTCGGCGACGTCAACCCGCCGGTGCATGCCTGGGCCGCCTGGCGCGTTTACAAAGTCGAAATGAAGCGACGCGGCGAAGGCGACCGCAAATTTCTCGAACGGATTTTTCAGAAATTGATGTTGAACTTCACCTGGTGGGTCAACCGCAAGGACGCCGAAGGGCGCAACGTCTTCCAGGGCGGCTTTCTCGGCTTGGACAACATCGGCGTCTTCGACCGCAGCGCCCCGCTGCCCACCGGCGGCCACATCGAGCAATCCGACGGCACCAGCTGGATGGGCATGTTTTGTTTGAACATGCTGGCCATCGCACTTGAGCTCGCGAGAGGAAACTCCGCCTACGAAGACGTGGCGAGCAAATTCTTCGAGCACTTTGTCTACATTTGCGACGCCATGAACAACCTGGGCGGCGAGAACATTGAATTGTGGGACAAGCAGGACGGCTTTTACTACGACGTGTTGACCCTTCCCAATGGCAAACGAACGCCACTGAAAGTGCGCTCGATGGTGGGTCTGATCCCGCTGTTCGCCGTTGAGACCCTCGACCCAGTGCTGATCGACAAACTGCCGTCATTCAAGCGGCGCATGCAGTGGTTCATCGAAAATCGCCCTGAAATGGGCGAACACATTGAGACCGAAGCCACCGACGATGGGCCAAAGCGTTTTCTCTCGCTGGTCAATCGCCATCGTTTGAAACGGGTGCTGAGTTACATGCTCGACGAAAATGAGTTCTTTTCGCCCTACGGCATCCGCGCTCTGTCGCGCTACCATGCTAGCAACCCTTACAAATTCGGTGTCAACGGCACCGAGTACCGCGTCGACTATGAACCATCGGAATCGAGCACCGGTCTGTTCGGCGGCAACTCCAACTGGCGCGGCCCGATCTGGTTCCCGGTAAATTTCTTGCTGATCGAATCGCTGCAAAAGTTTCACTTTTTCCTCGGCAACAGCTACAAAGTCGAGTGCCCCACCGGTTCCGGCAACATGGCCAACCTCTGGGATGTCGCCGGCGAAATCTCCCAGCGGCTGACCCATATCTTCATGCGCGACAACAATGGTCGCCGCCCGGTCTTCGGCGCCAACGAGCTGTTTCAAAAGGATCCCCACTGGCACGATCTCATCCCCTTCCATGAATACTTCCACGGCGACAACGGCGCCGGCATCGGCGCCAGCCACCAGACCGGTTGGACGGCGCTGGTAGCCAAGTTGATACAGCAGTATGGAGAGTGA
- a CDS encoding tripartite tricarboxylate transporter permease: MFEAALEGLIGVLQPEAFMFMCLGVAIGSLVGFLPGIGGPSTLAIMLPFVMTMKDPLLVIALLVGLDAVGNTASAFTSILISVPGSSGSQATILDGHPMAKNGEGARALSASFVASLLGGIFGALVLFASLPILRPLVLSFSSPEFFILTLWGVSMVGILSGNAPIKGLLAGILGVFISTVGLDAKSGVERFAFNVSYLWEGIDLVLVALGIFAIPEVIDLAGRKGTIAKAEEFGRGYVQGIIDVFTHWWLLLRTSIIGVWVGFLPGLGSSVADWFAYAHAVQTEKNRENFGRGDVRGVIASEGSNNAKEGGDYIPTLAFGIPGGTSSALVLTAFIAVGIKPGPDMLTSQLNLTFAVIWTLVIANIIATAICMVFARPIAKICFMPFYAIVPPIVAFVFIGAFAANFHNYDLLGLMMFSSLGFFMRRYGWPRAPLVLGMVLGDKMELYLWLSYTRYGFEWLARPAVIVLIILLLASVLYPIYTSKRRAAALPAED, from the coding sequence ATGTTTGAAGCCGCGCTTGAAGGTCTGATCGGCGTCCTCCAGCCCGAAGCCTTCATGTTCATGTGCCTGGGTGTGGCCATCGGCAGTCTGGTTGGTTTTCTCCCCGGCATCGGCGGACCGAGCACGCTGGCAATCATGCTGCCCTTCGTCATGACCATGAAGGACCCGCTGCTGGTGATCGCACTGCTCGTCGGCCTGGATGCGGTCGGCAACACCGCCAGCGCGTTTACTTCGATTCTCATTTCCGTGCCCGGCAGCTCCGGTTCCCAAGCGACGATTCTCGACGGCCACCCGATGGCGAAAAATGGCGAAGGCGCGCGCGCCCTGAGTGCGTCGTTTGTCGCGTCGCTGCTCGGCGGTATTTTTGGCGCGCTGGTTTTGTTCGCGTCGCTGCCGATCTTGCGGCCGCTGGTGTTATCGTTTAGCTCACCGGAGTTTTTCATCTTGACGCTTTGGGGCGTCAGCATGGTCGGCATTCTCAGCGGCAACGCGCCGATCAAAGGTTTGTTGGCCGGCATCCTCGGCGTGTTTATCTCCACGGTCGGCCTCGATGCCAAATCCGGCGTCGAGCGCTTCGCGTTCAATGTCTCGTACTTGTGGGAAGGCATCGATCTTGTGCTCGTCGCCCTGGGCATCTTCGCGATTCCCGAAGTGATCGATCTGGCCGGCCGCAAGGGCACCATCGCCAAGGCCGAGGAGTTTGGCCGCGGCTATGTGCAGGGGATCATCGACGTCTTCACGCATTGGTGGCTATTGCTGCGCACGTCGATCATCGGCGTCTGGGTCGGATTCCTGCCGGGCCTGGGCAGCTCGGTGGCGGATTGGTTCGCCTACGCGCATGCGGTGCAGACCGAGAAAAATCGCGAGAACTTCGGCCGCGGCGACGTGCGCGGCGTGATCGCCTCCGAAGGCTCGAACAACGCCAAAGAGGGCGGCGACTACATTCCGACGCTCGCCTTCGGCATACCCGGCGGCACTTCTTCGGCTCTGGTGCTGACCGCGTTCATCGCCGTCGGCATCAAGCCCGGGCCCGACATGTTGACCTCGCAGTTGAACCTTACGTTTGCTGTGATCTGGACGCTGGTGATCGCCAACATCATCGCCACCGCGATCTGCATGGTCTTCGCTCGGCCGATCGCCAAGATTTGCTTCATGCCGTTTTACGCCATTGTGCCGCCCATCGTCGCGTTTGTTTTCATCGGCGCCTTTGCCGCCAATTTTCATAACTACGACTTGTTGGGCTTGATGATGTTTTCGTCGCTCGGATTTTTCATGCGCCGCTACGGTTGGCCGCGCGCGCCGCTGGTTTTAGGCATGGTGCTGGGCGACAAGATGGAGCTTTACCTCTGGCTGTCGTACACGCGCTATGGGTTTGAATGGCTGGCACGCCCGGCAGTGATCGTGCTGATTATACTGCTGCTGGCGTCGGTTTTGTATCCGATATATACGAGCAAGCGGCGCGCCGCCGCATTGCCGGCTGAGGATTGA
- a CDS encoding MBL fold metallo-hydrolase, whose amino-acid sequence MRTPSSLITLGTAGGPSARPGRAQCSNLLTVNGTHYVIDAGDGVSRRLSRAGIDFRNIGTIFITHHHDDHTAGLGTLISLSWDRQRTQPINVYGPPRTEELVLAAIQYYGISAEIRIADGGRSKPIAQVFCGHDKGIGKFYEDENIKVTAIENTHFSFHKGAAAGKHKSYSYRFETPDRVIAFTGDTGPCAAVTALAKDADILVTETSSCEDRKQAMIADGRWQAMTPAEQIGIMQQATQGHMSLEAIGNTASQAKVKTVVLSHLTTRPGLTDYSPWADEVRKYFAGTVVVANDLMEF is encoded by the coding sequence ATGCGCACACCATCATCGCTGATCACCCTCGGTACGGCCGGAGGCCCTTCGGCCCGCCCGGGCCGGGCACAGTGCTCAAATCTTCTCACCGTCAACGGAACCCATTATGTCATTGACGCGGGCGACGGCGTCTCCCGCCGTCTGTCGCGCGCCGGTATCGACTTTCGTAATATCGGCACGATTTTCATTACGCACCACCACGACGATCATACAGCAGGCCTCGGTACGCTTATTTCGCTGTCTTGGGATCGCCAGCGCACGCAACCGATCAATGTTTACGGCCCGCCGCGCACAGAGGAATTGGTACTGGCGGCGATCCAGTATTATGGCATCAGCGCCGAAATCAGAATCGCCGACGGCGGCCGCAGCAAGCCAATCGCCCAAGTTTTCTGCGGCCACGACAAAGGCATCGGCAAGTTCTACGAAGACGAAAACATCAAAGTAACCGCCATCGAAAACACCCATTTCAGCTTTCACAAAGGCGCCGCCGCGGGCAAACACAAGTCCTACTCATACCGCTTCGAAACCCCAGATCGCGTCATCGCCTTCACCGGCGACACCGGCCCCTGCGCCGCCGTCACGGCCCTGGCCAAAGATGCTGACATACTCGTCACCGAGACGTCATCATGCGAAGACCGCAAACAAGCGATGATCGCCGACGGCCGCTGGCAGGCGATGACGCCCGCAGAGCAAATCGGCATCATGCAGCAAGCCACCCAAGGCCACATGTCGTTGGAAGCCATCGGCAACACCGCAAGCCAGGCAAAAGTCAAAACAGTCGTACTATCACACCTGACCACGCGCCCAGGCCTAACCGACTACTCGCCCTGGGCCGACGAAGTGAGAAAGTATTTCGCCGGCACCGTCGTGGTGGCAAATGATTTGATGGAGTTTTGA
- a CDS encoding MOSC domain-containing protein, with protein sequence MQIVSINVGQPREFFHEGRLIRTGIFKEPVAGRVRVNALNITGDEQADLAVHGGPSKAIYAYPSEHYVYWRKQLPMIEFHWGMFGENLTTEGILEKDLNVGDRFCLGPVEVQVTEPRLPCYKLNVKFGRDDMVKRFLKSRRTGFYCAVLREGEIAPGDRIEFLSRDEEKVTIADITRLYAFDKHDVAGMRKAAQAKALSENWRQYFLAQSEKLTAPSRT encoded by the coding sequence ATGCAAATCGTTTCCATCAACGTCGGTCAACCGCGCGAATTTTTCCACGAAGGCCGGTTGATCCGCACCGGGATTTTCAAAGAGCCGGTTGCCGGTCGCGTGCGCGTCAATGCGCTCAACATCACCGGCGATGAACAGGCCGACCTCGCCGTGCATGGCGGACCGAGCAAGGCGATCTACGCCTATCCCTCCGAGCATTACGTCTATTGGCGCAAGCAACTGCCCATGATCGAATTTCATTGGGGCATGTTCGGTGAAAACCTTACCACCGAAGGCATCCTCGAAAAGGACTTGAACGTCGGCGATCGTTTCTGTCTGGGTCCCGTGGAAGTGCAAGTCACCGAGCCGCGGCTCCCCTGTTACAAATTGAACGTGAAGTTCGGCCGCGACGACATGGTGAAGCGGTTTTTGAAAAGCCGCCGCACTGGTTTTTACTGTGCCGTGCTGCGCGAAGGCGAGATCGCCCCGGGCGATCGCATCGAATTTCTCAGCCGCGACGAAGAAAAAGTTACCATCGCCGATATCACTCGCCTCTACGCTTTCGACAAACACGACGTTGCGGGCATGCGTAAAGCGGCCCAGGCGAAAGCCCTGTCAGAAAATTGGCGACAGTATTTCCTGGCGCAGAGCGAAAAACTCACCGCGCCGTCGAGGACGTGA